A section of the Prochlorococcus sp. MIT 1341 genome encodes:
- a CDS encoding BolA/IbaG family iron-sulfur metabolism protein, whose translation MVTPEEVKTAIQRVLPKAQVTIEDLSGTGDHLQVSVISSKFDGLSRVRQHQLIYEALSNEIASEAIHALALTTSVPS comes from the coding sequence ATGGTTACTCCAGAAGAAGTAAAGACTGCGATTCAACGTGTTTTACCCAAAGCACAAGTCACAATTGAAGACCTTAGTGGTACTGGTGACCACCTACAGGTAAGTGTTATTTCATCAAAGTTCGATGGACTATCTAGGGTGCGTCAACACCAGCTAATTTATGAAGCCCTGAGTAATGAAATTGCCAGCGAAGCTATTCATGCTCTCGCATTAACCACTTCAGTACCCTCTTAA